One region of Eupeodes corollae chromosome 1, idEupCoro1.1, whole genome shotgun sequence genomic DNA includes:
- the LOC129942250 gene encoding polyadenylate-binding protein isoform X2: MASLYVGDLHQDVNEAGLFEKFSSAGPVLSIRVCRDVITRRSLGYAYVNFAQPADAERALDTMNFDLIRNRPIRIMWSQRDPSLRRSGVGNVFIKNLDKSIDNKAIYDTFSAFGNILSCKVAVDEKNNSKGYGFVHFETEEAANMSIEKVNGMLLAAKKVYVGKFIPHKEREKELGEKAKLFTNVYVKNFGEDFDDEKLKELFEVFGKITSHKVMTKEDGKGKGFGFVAFETTEAAEAAVTALNGKEMADGKNLYVARAQKKAERQMELRRKFEELKKKRHESAYGVNLYVKNLDDSIDDERLCKEFSLYGTITSAKVMTDEDGRSKGFGFVCFVAQKEATCAVTELNGRVMGSKPLYVALAQRKEDRKAHLASQYMRHMSGMRMQQIGQIFQPNTAGGFFVPTMAPSQRFFGPQVTTPMRNTPRWAPQVRPTAVGQGVAQGAAAAAGGFQNAAMAASTAQFRPQGARGAPQAVQGAHAAATASALRNTGARAITGQQAVTNIQMAAPLATGPQPRAPNYKYTANMRNPPAQQVQAQAAVQQMHPKGQEKLIASLLANAAPQDQKQILGERLYPLIERMYPSLAGKITGMLLEIENSELLHMLEDNEALKAKVEEAVAVLQVHRVKDQQN; encoded by the exons CTGAACGTGCCCTTGACACaatgaattttgatttgatCAGAAATCGCCCAATCCGCATAATGTGGTCTCAGCGTGATCCATCACTACGTCGTTCCGGTGTTGGCAATGTATTCATCAAAAATCTCGACAAAAGCATCGACAACAAGGCCATCTACGATACATTCTCTGCTTTTGGTAATATTCTCAGTTGCAAAGTTGCTGTCGACGAGAAGAACAACTCAAAGGGATACGGTTTCGTACATTTTGAGACAGAAGAAGCCGCCAATATGTCTATTGAGAAAGTAAACGGCATGTTGTTGGCTGCTAAGAAAGTCTATGTTGGCAAATTCATTCCACACAAGGAACGCGAGAAGGAGTTAGGCGAGAAGGCTAAACTATTCACAAACGTCTACGTGAAGAACTTTGGCGAAGACTTCGATGATGAAAAATTGAAGGAGCTGTTTGAAGTATTCGGAAAGATTACAAGTCATAAG GTTATGACTAAAGAAGACGGCAAGGGTAAAGGCTTTGGATTTGTTGCATTCGAAACAACTGAAGCTGCTGAGGCCGCTGTTACTGCACTCAATGGCAAGGAAATGGCTGATGGCAAGAATTTGTATGTTGCTCGTGCCCAAAAGAAGGCCGAACGTCAAATGGAATTGCGTCGCAAGTTCGAAGAGCTCAAGAAGAAACGTCACGAATCGGCTTATGGTGTTAATTTGTATGTCAAAAATCTTGACGACAGCATCGATGATGAACGTCTTTGCAAGGAGTTCTCACTCTATGGAACAATCACATCTGCCAAGGTCATGACTGACGAAGATGGCCGTTCCAAGGGATTCGGATTCGTTTGCTTCGTTGCTCAAAAAGAAGCTACATGCGCGGTAACAGAGCTCAATGGTCGTGTTATGGGCTCCAAACCATTGTACGTCGCTTTGGCTCAACGCAAGGAAGACCGTAAGGCTCATCTTGCCTCCCAATACATGCGTCACATGTCTGGCATGCGCATGCAACAGATTGGACAAATCTTCCAGCCCAACACCGCTGGTGGATTCTTCGTGCCAACAATGGCCCCAAGTCAACGCTTCTTCGGTCCACAAGTCACCACACCAATGCGCAACACCCCACGCTGGGCACCACAAGTTCGCCCGACCGCTGTCGGCCAAGGTGTCGCTCAGGGAGCAGCAGCCGCCGCTGGTGGTTTCCAAAACGCTGCTATGGCTGCATCAACAGCTCAATTCAGGCCACAAGGAGCCCGTGGAGCTCCACAGGCTGTACAAGGCGCTCATGCTGCAGCAACAGCCAGCGCATTGAGAAACACTGGTGCCCGAGCCATAACCGGTCAACAAGCTGTTACAAACATTCAGATGGCAGCTCCACTTGCCACAGGACCACAACCACGTGCTCCCAATTACAAGTACACCGCAAACATGCGCAATCCCCCAGCCCAACAGGTGCAAGCTCAAGCTGCTGTACAACAGATGCATCCAAAAG gacAAGAGAAGCTCATCGCTTCCCTCTTGGCTAACGCCGCTCCTCAAGACCAGAAACAAATCTTGGGTGAGCGTCTCTATCCATTGATCGAACGTATGTATCCTTCATTGGCCGGTAAAATCACTGGAATGTTATTGGAGATCGAAAACTCAGAGCTCTTGCACATGTTGGAAGACAATGAAGCCCTTAAGGCTAAGGTCGAGGAAGCTGTTGCCGTTTTGCAGGTTCACCGTGTTAAGGACCAACAAAACTAa
- the LOC129942250 gene encoding polyadenylate-binding protein isoform X1: MNSTGPNYQMASLYVGDLHQDVNEAGLFEKFSSAGPVLSIRVCRDVITRRSLGYAYVNFAQPADAERALDTMNFDLIRNRPIRIMWSQRDPSLRRSGVGNVFIKNLDKSIDNKAIYDTFSAFGNILSCKVAVDEKNNSKGYGFVHFETEEAANMSIEKVNGMLLAAKKVYVGKFIPHKEREKELGEKAKLFTNVYVKNFGEDFDDEKLKELFEVFGKITSHKVMTKEDGKGKGFGFVAFETTEAAEAAVTALNGKEMADGKNLYVARAQKKAERQMELRRKFEELKKKRHESAYGVNLYVKNLDDSIDDERLCKEFSLYGTITSAKVMTDEDGRSKGFGFVCFVAQKEATCAVTELNGRVMGSKPLYVALAQRKEDRKAHLASQYMRHMSGMRMQQIGQIFQPNTAGGFFVPTMAPSQRFFGPQVTTPMRNTPRWAPQVRPTAVGQGVAQGAAAAAGGFQNAAMAASTAQFRPQGARGAPQAVQGAHAAATASALRNTGARAITGQQAVTNIQMAAPLATGPQPRAPNYKYTANMRNPPAQQVQAQAAVQQMHPKGQEKLIASLLANAAPQDQKQILGERLYPLIERMYPSLAGKITGMLLEIENSELLHMLEDNEALKAKVEEAVAVLQVHRVKDQQN, translated from the exons CTGAACGTGCCCTTGACACaatgaattttgatttgatCAGAAATCGCCCAATCCGCATAATGTGGTCTCAGCGTGATCCATCACTACGTCGTTCCGGTGTTGGCAATGTATTCATCAAAAATCTCGACAAAAGCATCGACAACAAGGCCATCTACGATACATTCTCTGCTTTTGGTAATATTCTCAGTTGCAAAGTTGCTGTCGACGAGAAGAACAACTCAAAGGGATACGGTTTCGTACATTTTGAGACAGAAGAAGCCGCCAATATGTCTATTGAGAAAGTAAACGGCATGTTGTTGGCTGCTAAGAAAGTCTATGTTGGCAAATTCATTCCACACAAGGAACGCGAGAAGGAGTTAGGCGAGAAGGCTAAACTATTCACAAACGTCTACGTGAAGAACTTTGGCGAAGACTTCGATGATGAAAAATTGAAGGAGCTGTTTGAAGTATTCGGAAAGATTACAAGTCATAAG GTTATGACTAAAGAAGACGGCAAGGGTAAAGGCTTTGGATTTGTTGCATTCGAAACAACTGAAGCTGCTGAGGCCGCTGTTACTGCACTCAATGGCAAGGAAATGGCTGATGGCAAGAATTTGTATGTTGCTCGTGCCCAAAAGAAGGCCGAACGTCAAATGGAATTGCGTCGCAAGTTCGAAGAGCTCAAGAAGAAACGTCACGAATCGGCTTATGGTGTTAATTTGTATGTCAAAAATCTTGACGACAGCATCGATGATGAACGTCTTTGCAAGGAGTTCTCACTCTATGGAACAATCACATCTGCCAAGGTCATGACTGACGAAGATGGCCGTTCCAAGGGATTCGGATTCGTTTGCTTCGTTGCTCAAAAAGAAGCTACATGCGCGGTAACAGAGCTCAATGGTCGTGTTATGGGCTCCAAACCATTGTACGTCGCTTTGGCTCAACGCAAGGAAGACCGTAAGGCTCATCTTGCCTCCCAATACATGCGTCACATGTCTGGCATGCGCATGCAACAGATTGGACAAATCTTCCAGCCCAACACCGCTGGTGGATTCTTCGTGCCAACAATGGCCCCAAGTCAACGCTTCTTCGGTCCACAAGTCACCACACCAATGCGCAACACCCCACGCTGGGCACCACAAGTTCGCCCGACCGCTGTCGGCCAAGGTGTCGCTCAGGGAGCAGCAGCCGCCGCTGGTGGTTTCCAAAACGCTGCTATGGCTGCATCAACAGCTCAATTCAGGCCACAAGGAGCCCGTGGAGCTCCACAGGCTGTACAAGGCGCTCATGCTGCAGCAACAGCCAGCGCATTGAGAAACACTGGTGCCCGAGCCATAACCGGTCAACAAGCTGTTACAAACATTCAGATGGCAGCTCCACTTGCCACAGGACCACAACCACGTGCTCCCAATTACAAGTACACCGCAAACATGCGCAATCCCCCAGCCCAACAGGTGCAAGCTCAAGCTGCTGTACAACAGATGCATCCAAAAG gacAAGAGAAGCTCATCGCTTCCCTCTTGGCTAACGCCGCTCCTCAAGACCAGAAACAAATCTTGGGTGAGCGTCTCTATCCATTGATCGAACGTATGTATCCTTCATTGGCCGGTAAAATCACTGGAATGTTATTGGAGATCGAAAACTCAGAGCTCTTGCACATGTTGGAAGACAATGAAGCCCTTAAGGCTAAGGTCGAGGAAGCTGTTGCCGTTTTGCAGGTTCACCGTGTTAAGGACCAACAAAACTAa